ACGCCAGTCATGCGGATTCAAAAGTTCTCGAGCTACGCAATGGGTATCTTTACCTCGCTCCATCTCGCCAACGTCTCCCTCATCCCCGCCATCACACGATCTGTCGCTGGTTCCGAGACCTATCTCCTCATGACTCGCGAGATCTACCAGACCTCGCTTACCGAACCCATCCTGGTCGCCCTGCCTGTGATAGCACATGTCGGTTCCGGAATTGCTCTTCGTCTATTGAGAAGGTCGCAGAACATGAAACGGTACGGCGCTGCTACACCGGGAATGTATGCGCTCCATCGGTCAAGGACAGAGCTTGAGGACCCCAAGAGCGCCAAATCTGCATCACTATGGCCGGCGTTGAGCAACATTTCGATATCCGGCTACGTCTTTTCTGCCTTCTTCGCTGCCCACGTTTTTGTCAACCGCTTTTTGCCATTGCACGTCGAGGGTGACAGCTCCAATATTGGCCTGGCCTACATCGCCCACGGTTTCGCTCGACACCCTGCCGTTGCTTGGTTCTCTTATattggcctccttggcgtTGGATGCAGTCATATGATCTGGGGACAGGCCAAGTGGCTCGGCTTAGCGCCGTCGACAAAGACAGTCTGGGGACCCGGATCGATGACCATAAACAAGAAAGTCAGGACgcagaagagaaggagataTACCGCTCTCCACGGTGTGGCGATATCTTTTGCTGCCATATGGGCGGTCGGAGGCCTAGGAGTTGTCGCAAAGGGAGGCCTTACGGAAGGCTGGATTGGCAGGGTGTACGACGAGATTTTTGCAGCTGTTGGACTGTAAAAACCAAAACTGACGAAGCATTTGGGATGGAGTTTGGGTCATTTACACGGAGATATCTTGGGATTCAACATCGGTATGCGCATCATGGAAATACCCACAGTCAAGAcgatggagagaagaggaggaagaataTATGTCGATTAGAGTAAATTGGACATGATCATAGCTTAAAATTGATACATATCATTCATGAACCAATGTCTATTTGCCTTTGTCCCATCCCTTGCGTGGGCGATCATCAGCAGCGCTTCCCGTCAGATCGCCGAGTACAGGGTAGTCTCCGGTCAACCACCGAACTTACCATCGCCACCGACATTTCCAATCAACCTTAAACCCTCACATCTGCAACACCACGTTCCCAGCTCGACTTTCTAATTTCACCACTCGGCCTTCTTAGCTGTTCGCAGGCTTGCCCTGCACAGCGCCAGACGACCTGCCCGACATGCCTCCAAAGCGAAAGCTTCCGCCCGCCGAGGGAAGCTCCCCGCTCAGCGACGATGTAGCTCAACCCTCGAAACGGATTCGCCTTGCGCCTAGAGCCTACGACCCGCCCTCTCGCGATATACTGACCAACATATCTTCCGAGCTACTCCTGCGAATCCTCTCCTTCCTGTCCTCCTCCGagcttctctccatctctcccACCTCCCGCCGTCTCTATCGCCTTTGTTCCGATCCGCATCTTTGGCGGGAGCACTACTACGAGCGCTTCGTCCTCCCTCGAGCTTTACGTATTCCTGGCTTTCGAGGGGGTGCAGCTGGAGGAACAAGACTACAGTACTCTGCGCGACGGGCCGTATGGGCGGATGGACGGAAGGGCAGGGTAGTGGACGTCGGGCAGGACGATGCGCTCAGCAACGCAACCGAGGGCGTGGACTGGAAGAGACA
This window of the Fusarium keratoplasticum isolate Fu6.1 chromosome 3, whole genome shotgun sequence genome carries:
- a CDS encoding DUF1691 domain-containing protein; protein product: MDADQFPDSRDSLAGYLPLQHLDPTPVDSPPVDADESRRDLGPPPRGSDDGYELVDSDDMEGSAVSIKAPSTGAPGLSSSANLASSTSSGTATGPGPIFYLMRIQKFSSYAMGIFTSLHLANVSLIPAITRSVAGSETYLLMTREIYQTSLTEPILVALPVIAHVGSGIALRLLRRSQNMKRYGAATPGMYALHRSRTELEDPKSAKSASLWPALSNISISGYVFSAFFAAHVFVNRFLPLHVEGDSSNIGLAYIAHGFARHPAVAWFSYIGLLGVGCSHMIWGQAKWLGLAPSTKTVWGPGSMTINKKVRTQKRRRYTALHGVAISFAAIWAVGGLGVVAKGGLTEGWIGRVYDEIFAAVGL